In Thalassotalea fonticola, a single genomic region encodes these proteins:
- a CDS encoding alpha-L-fucosidase → MPKNIIQSANIIFLVLTIFTSTCVLSANQTVQMDEQWGQLATNKNVNDPRLQWMIDDKYSMFIHWGLYSQMAGKWQDKTYYGIGEWLMHMAEIPTDDYKAYAKHFNPEKFDADTFAKLAKDSGISLIVITAKHHEGFAMFDSAVSDFTITKATPFKRDPLKELAQACKKYGIRLGFYYSQNFDWTEPDAAMYKGPNINSHKKDFKRYFDNKVIPQVTELLTNYGDISQFWFDTPGNMPKQYSQALVDLVHKYQPNCLLNSRIGNGLGDFSTMGDMHIPLKGHNGVWESIDTTNDSWSYAWYDEHWKSPKTLMQNLIRVIARGGLFKLNIGPKGDGSIPQQAVENMSIAGQWLAINKAAIYATTASPYYGFPWGDITVKHNKLYLHIFELPKLGKLHLPSLQNSVLNAEMLSDGAKVRFVKDNETLTLTLPKKLNEDLIHVVEISLDGTPKVSSQALAIDGVYPTILAADFATVTAAKIEEIRWMEKFGEHKHSQNISQWQHKNANAQWQVNVLTPGKYTVKIEYASDLAGDGSQWQIQANDDTLSFVTMDTGYRRSLLGSKDSKGKKIKPRMRYEMVELGLLNLTKSGLQTITLSPRVAQHDQAIWVKRLIIAPYQ, encoded by the coding sequence ATGCCCAAAAATATAATACAAAGCGCTAATATAATTTTTCTGGTTTTAACCATATTCACTAGCACTTGTGTATTGAGTGCTAATCAAACGGTGCAAATGGATGAACAATGGGGACAGCTTGCGACTAATAAAAATGTTAACGACCCACGTTTGCAATGGATGATAGACGATAAATATTCAATGTTTATTCACTGGGGGTTGTATTCACAAATGGCAGGGAAATGGCAAGATAAAACCTACTATGGTATTGGTGAATGGCTGATGCATATGGCGGAAATTCCTACCGATGACTATAAGGCATACGCTAAACATTTTAACCCGGAAAAATTTGATGCCGATACTTTTGCCAAACTTGCCAAAGATAGTGGCATAAGCTTGATCGTGATCACCGCAAAACATCATGAAGGTTTTGCCATGTTCGATTCTGCGGTGAGTGACTTTACCATCACCAAGGCAACACCATTTAAACGCGACCCACTTAAAGAACTTGCACAAGCCTGTAAAAAATATGGCATCCGCTTAGGTTTTTATTACTCACAAAATTTTGATTGGACTGAACCTGACGCCGCCATGTATAAAGGCCCAAATATTAACAGCCATAAAAAAGACTTTAAACGCTATTTCGACAATAAGGTCATTCCACAAGTGACTGAGCTATTAACCAACTATGGTGACATTTCACAATTCTGGTTCGATACGCCAGGCAATATGCCAAAACAATACTCTCAGGCTCTGGTTGATTTAGTTCATAAATATCAACCCAACTGCTTACTTAACAGCCGCATCGGTAACGGTTTAGGTGACTTTTCAACCATGGGAGATATGCATATCCCGCTGAAAGGTCATAACGGTGTGTGGGAAAGTATCGATACCACCAATGATTCCTGGTCATATGCCTGGTATGACGAGCATTGGAAGTCACCGAAAACATTGATGCAAAACCTGATTAGAGTGATCGCCCGTGGCGGTTTATTTAAGCTAAATATTGGCCCTAAAGGTGATGGTTCAATTCCTCAGCAAGCAGTAGAAAACATGAGCATAGCCGGTCAATGGTTAGCGATAAATAAAGCGGCTATTTATGCGACAACAGCTTCGCCTTATTATGGTTTTCCCTGGGGCGATATCACAGTTAAACACAACAAACTTTACCTGCACATCTTTGAATTACCGAAACTTGGCAAATTACATTTGCCAAGTTTACAAAACTCAGTCCTAAACGCTGAAATGTTAAGTGACGGCGCTAAAGTCAGATTTGTAAAAGACAATGAAACCCTCACATTAACACTCCCTAAAAAACTCAATGAGGACTTAATTCATGTGGTAGAAATTTCCCTGGATGGTACGCCAAAAGTCAGCAGTCAGGCACTCGCTATTGATGGCGTTTACCCCACGATATTAGCTGCCGATTTTGCCACAGTTACAGCGGCTAAAATTGAAGAAATTCGTTGGATGGAAAAATTTGGTGAACATAAGCATAGTCAAAACATCAGTCAATGGCAGCATAAAAATGCCAATGCACAATGGCAAGTTAACGTTTTAACTCCGGGTAAATACACAGTTAAAATAGAATACGCCAGCGATCTCGCTGGCGATGGTTCACAGTGGCAAATACAGGCCAATGACGACACCTTAAGCTTTGTCACTATGGATACTGGCTACCGGAGAAGCTTATTAGGCAGCAAAGATAGCAAAGGTAAAAAAATTAAACCAAGAATGCGCTATGAAATGGTTGAACTTGGTCTATTAAATTTAACCAAGTCGGGCTTACAAACCATTACCCTGTCGCCAAGAGTCGCTCAACATGATCAAGCCATTTGGGTTAAACGCTTAATCATCGCGCCCTATCAATAA
- a CDS encoding sulfatase-like hydrolase/transferase, translated as MKKIVAPWQKFSRTCLLVLPCLFVSAVSSASTENIADTERPNILFLLTDDQTVNTINALGNKAIKTPNLDRLARNGTTFSHVFNQGSWSPAVCAPSRAMINTGRNVYRTGFGPKKSGRKSYPLWGETFRNAGYETFMSGKWHVTKEAFTRSFDLANAVYAGGMSRKEDGGQWQPKMWNYDATAAKKDNFVVYSKKQHSSEQIAEAAVDYINGKGRRNEKPFLMYVAFLAPHDPRQSPQEYVDMYPGQAVPLPASYMAQHHIDQGDFTVRDEQLLPFPREPQAVKSFIGEYYAMITHLDEQIGKVLTALEASEFAKNTIVVMTSDHGLAVGKHGMLGKQNQYDHSIRAPFIVKGEGIAAGRVAKGMFYLNSVFPTTAELAGIDIPETVDAPSIVPLIQGKTDKMFDHIVGSYRHFQRMVRNDRYKLIYYPMIKKTQLFDLVDDPDELRNLADLLEHQQTISELRVELETLKQWTGDPLLDSDPKGSYANYLGEVRCDWQVSQDDCTQPKKRKSH; from the coding sequence ATGAAAAAAATAGTAGCTCCATGGCAGAAGTTTTCCCGCACTTGTTTGCTTGTACTGCCTTGTCTTTTTGTGAGTGCTGTTAGTAGTGCTAGTACAGAAAATATTGCTGATACCGAACGGCCCAATATTTTATTTTTATTAACCGATGATCAAACAGTTAATACTATTAATGCATTGGGAAATAAGGCGATTAAAACGCCAAATTTAGATCGCTTAGCTCGTAATGGCACGACCTTTAGCCATGTATTTAATCAGGGCTCTTGGTCACCAGCGGTATGTGCGCCCAGTCGGGCGATGATCAATACCGGCCGCAATGTTTATCGTACCGGGTTTGGACCAAAAAAATCGGGCCGTAAAAGTTATCCGTTGTGGGGGGAAACATTCCGTAACGCCGGTTATGAAACCTTTATGAGTGGAAAGTGGCATGTCACCAAAGAGGCGTTTACCCGCAGTTTCGATTTAGCTAATGCCGTTTATGCCGGTGGTATGTCAAGAAAAGAAGATGGTGGTCAGTGGCAGCCAAAAATGTGGAATTACGATGCCACGGCAGCGAAAAAAGACAATTTTGTGGTGTATAGTAAAAAACAGCATTCGAGTGAACAAATTGCTGAAGCCGCGGTTGATTATATTAATGGTAAAGGTCGCCGCAATGAAAAACCCTTCTTGATGTATGTGGCATTTCTTGCGCCGCACGATCCTCGCCAGTCACCACAAGAGTATGTCGATATGTACCCGGGTCAAGCGGTGCCATTACCAGCCAGTTATATGGCGCAACATCATATCGACCAGGGGGATTTTACCGTTCGCGACGAACAGTTGTTACCTTTTCCTAGAGAGCCGCAAGCGGTGAAAAGCTTTATTGGTGAATATTATGCGATGATCACCCATTTAGATGAGCAAATTGGTAAAGTATTAACCGCATTAGAAGCGTCTGAATTTGCCAAAAACACCATAGTGGTAATGACCTCTGATCATGGCTTAGCGGTAGGCAAACATGGCATGCTGGGCAAACAGAACCAGTATGATCACAGTATTCGCGCACCATTTATCGTTAAAGGCGAGGGCATCGCAGCAGGTCGTGTTGCCAAAGGCATGTTTTATTTGAACAGTGTATTTCCAACCACGGCCGAACTCGCTGGAATTGACATTCCTGAGACGGTTGATGCACCAAGTATTGTGCCGTTAATCCAGGGCAAAACCGACAAAATGTTTGATCACATTGTTGGCAGCTACCGTCATTTTCAGCGTATGGTGCGTAACGACCGTTATAAATTGATTTATTACCCAATGATCAAGAAAACGCAACTGTTTGATTTAGTCGATGATCCTGATGAATTGCGTAACCTTGCCGATTTACTCGAGCATCAACAAACCATTAGCGAGTTGCGCGTGGAATTGGAAACGCTGAAACAGTGGACCGGCGATCCGTTACTCGACAGCGACCCTAAAGGTAGCTATGCCAACTATTTAGGTGAAGTACGTTGTGACTGGCAAGTATCGCAAGACGATTGTACCCAGCCTAAAAAAAGAAAGTCTCACTAA
- a CDS encoding arylsulfatase has translation MMNKPVLPLAKLALIGLLALAAQACKPANDSQTTALVSETKQKSKPNIVLVITDDQGYGDVGVYQNPLLQTPQMDLLHAQSVRLTNFHVSPTCSPTRAALFSGQNSLKAGIWHTVMARSILDAKHYTLAEALRDNGYKTGLFGKWHLGDNYPNRPEDQGFDEVLMHGGGGVGQTPDYWGNTQFGDTYLRNGKPEKFSEYATKVWFDEGIKFIKENKQQPFFAYISTNAPHSPFRAPQAYVEPYLKEGLSENGARYFGMIAYVDEQIGRLRAEIRDAGIEDNTIFIFATDNGSTMSDSRLFGKANMPTYRQRLKDDPNWQSWNYNAGMRGYKTSMYEGGHRVPFFISYPNGNLGQPRDIDSLTAHFDLYPTLLEFAGIDVDKIKQKQELDGVSLKGLIEGQQDNIADRTIMVTNQRVDQPNIDRPMVLMTQRWRYITNAKGSARNPKLKEQLFEIANDPHQDHDVSDEYPEVVADFRQQLKQVWLDNSTRFGTRQLIVVGSDDENPARLNGMDWIEAPNTFDVPVYPGFKPLHHEIQKNAWLNKESQFKPLPWSLMAEQTAQYQISGYLWDKPAGKPVERKYVFVEIDGKVYQNIVHNNANGGELTLPLKQGPFKMKVWFADDEQGVENRLAAIYVYVKRL, from the coding sequence ATGATGAATAAACCAGTATTACCGTTAGCAAAATTAGCCCTTATTGGACTATTAGCCTTGGCCGCGCAAGCATGCAAACCGGCCAATGACAGTCAAACGACGGCATTAGTTAGCGAGACAAAACAGAAGAGTAAACCAAATATTGTATTGGTGATCACCGATGATCAGGGTTATGGAGATGTTGGCGTTTATCAGAACCCGTTGCTGCAAACGCCGCAAATGGATTTATTGCACGCACAAAGTGTGCGGTTAACTAACTTTCATGTGTCACCGACGTGTTCGCCAACCCGAGCTGCGCTATTTTCCGGACAAAATTCATTAAAAGCCGGAATTTGGCATACGGTGATGGCGCGTTCTATCTTAGACGCTAAACATTACACTTTGGCGGAAGCCTTGCGTGATAACGGCTATAAAACCGGCTTATTCGGTAAATGGCACTTGGGCGACAATTACCCTAATCGTCCGGAAGATCAAGGTTTTGATGAAGTGTTAATGCATGGCGGCGGCGGCGTTGGCCAAACGCCAGATTACTGGGGCAACACTCAATTTGGTGATACCTATTTAAGAAATGGTAAACCAGAAAAATTTTCTGAATACGCCACCAAGGTCTGGTTTGATGAAGGCATTAAGTTTATTAAAGAAAATAAACAGCAACCGTTCTTTGCCTACATTTCTACCAATGCGCCGCATTCACCATTTCGAGCGCCACAAGCATATGTTGAACCTTACCTGAAAGAAGGCTTATCTGAAAATGGTGCACGCTATTTTGGCATGATAGCCTATGTGGATGAGCAAATAGGGCGCTTACGAGCCGAAATTCGCGATGCCGGTATTGAAGATAATACGATTTTCATCTTTGCTACCGACAATGGCTCGACCATGAGCGATAGCCGTTTGTTTGGTAAAGCCAATATGCCGACCTATCGACAACGACTTAAAGATGATCCTAATTGGCAGTCATGGAACTACAACGCCGGCATGCGCGGCTATAAAACTTCAATGTATGAAGGCGGGCACCGTGTGCCGTTCTTTATCAGCTATCCAAATGGTAATTTAGGCCAACCAAGAGATATTGACAGTTTAACGGCACATTTCGATTTATACCCAACCTTACTCGAATTTGCCGGTATTGATGTTGATAAAATTAAGCAAAAACAAGAACTCGATGGGGTGAGTTTGAAAGGTCTAATTGAAGGCCAGCAAGATAATATTGCCGATCGGACTATCATGGTCACCAATCAACGGGTTGATCAACCCAACATCGACCGACCTATGGTATTGATGACTCAGCGCTGGCGTTATATTACCAACGCGAAAGGATCCGCTCGTAATCCAAAATTGAAAGAACAATTGTTTGAGATCGCCAATGACCCGCATCAGGACCACGACGTCAGTGATGAATATCCAGAAGTGGTCGCTGATTTTCGGCAGCAACTCAAGCAGGTTTGGCTAGACAACAGTACTCGCTTCGGTACGCGCCAGCTAATTGTGGTGGGTAGCGATGATGAAAACCCGGCGCGCTTAAATGGCATGGACTGGATAGAAGCGCCTAACACCTTTGATGTGCCGGTGTATCCGGGTTTTAAACCTTTGCATCATGAGATACAAAAAAATGCCTGGTTAAACAAAGAAAGCCAGTTTAAGCCATTGCCATGGTCGTTAATGGCGGAGCAAACGGCTCAATATCAAATATCAGGTTATCTGTGGGATAAACCTGCCGGCAAGCCAGTTGAACGCAAATACGTATTTGTCGAAATCGACGGCAAAGTCTACCAAAATATCGTGCATAACAATGCCAATGGTGGTGAGTTAACCTTACCACTTAAGCAAGGACCGTTTAAAATGAAGGTTTGGTTTGCCGACGATGAACAAGGTGTTGAGAATAGATTAGCGGCGATATACGTGTATGTGAAGCGCTTATAA
- a CDS encoding sulfatase-like hydrolase/transferase, which translates to MKSFSLTNKVFSTVLLVASLALISGSDAAASSDKTTQPNILFILLDDIGKEWVSEYGSESVKTPTIDALANSGMRFDNTYAHPQCTPTRISFLTGQYPYRNGWVNHWDAPRWGHGYYDWQSNPSVARIMQQAGYATAAAGKWQVNDFRLQPEAMTKHGFDQYFMWTGYEADNEPSQERYWNPYIHSKNGSKTYPEKFGEDLFSDFLLDFITTNGEQNKPWFAYYAMNLPHGPYVATPHEPEAKTKYAKFAAMVRYADFILGKMVKGLEDSNQRDNTIIVWTTDNGTASNITGIRDGRKIKGAKLLTTEAGINLPFIVNSPKLVPQGVVSNALVDITDLLPTFAELAGIELPAEVEFDGHSFAQHILGKADDSERSWIMAMGGRNNAQVSELGIENSWNFRDRVFRDKQYKLYVNPTNNRDYEKLVDVVNDPEENINLINSKEPKVQQALAKLSAAAQTMPNKDKDPTYRKIAENTWDVPVTVKSQRWKQ; encoded by the coding sequence ATGAAAAGTTTTTCTTTGACCAATAAGGTATTTTCAACCGTGTTACTGGTTGCTTCGCTCGCTCTTATTTCAGGCTCTGACGCAGCTGCAAGTTCTGACAAAACAACTCAGCCCAATATCTTATTTATTCTTTTAGATGATATTGGCAAAGAATGGGTCAGTGAATACGGCTCAGAATCGGTTAAAACGCCGACAATTGACGCCTTGGCAAATTCCGGAATGCGTTTTGATAATACTTATGCGCATCCGCAGTGTACGCCAACCCGCATATCTTTTTTAACTGGTCAGTACCCTTATCGTAATGGCTGGGTCAACCACTGGGACGCGCCGCGTTGGGGTCATGGTTATTATGACTGGCAAAGCAACCCAAGTGTTGCCAGAATTATGCAACAGGCCGGTTACGCCACTGCCGCGGCCGGTAAATGGCAAGTCAACGATTTTCGCTTACAACCCGAGGCAATGACCAAGCATGGCTTCGATCAATATTTTATGTGGACCGGCTATGAAGCCGACAATGAGCCAAGTCAAGAGCGTTACTGGAACCCGTATATTCACAGTAAAAATGGTAGCAAAACCTACCCGGAAAAATTTGGTGAAGATTTGTTTTCTGATTTTCTGCTTGATTTCATTACCACCAATGGTGAACAGAACAAACCCTGGTTTGCCTACTACGCGATGAATTTGCCACATGGCCCATATGTCGCTACCCCGCATGAGCCAGAGGCAAAAACAAAATACGCCAAATTTGCCGCCATGGTGCGTTATGCCGACTTCATTCTTGGCAAAATGGTCAAAGGCTTAGAGGATAGCAATCAGCGTGATAATACCATTATTGTCTGGACCACAGACAATGGCACCGCCAGTAACATTACCGGCATCCGCGATGGTAGAAAAATTAAGGGCGCGAAACTGTTAACTACCGAAGCTGGGATTAATTTACCGTTTATTGTCAATTCTCCTAAATTAGTGCCGCAAGGTGTGGTTAGCAATGCTCTGGTTGATATTACTGACTTGCTGCCGACTTTTGCCGAGCTTGCCGGTATTGAATTACCCGCTGAGGTTGAGTTTGATGGTCACTCATTTGCGCAACACATTTTAGGCAAGGCGGATGATTCAGAGCGTAGCTGGATCATGGCAATGGGTGGCCGAAATAATGCGCAAGTGTCAGAGCTGGGCATTGAGAATTCCTGGAATTTTCGTGACCGGGTGTTCCGCGATAAACAGTACAAACTATACGTGAATCCCACCAATAATCGTGATTATGAAAAACTGGTGGATGTAGTCAATGATCCGGAAGAAAATATTAATTTAATCAATAGCAAAGAGCCGAAAGTGCAGCAAGCACTGGCGAAACTTAGTGCTGCTGCGCAAACGATGCCAAATAAAGACAAGGATCCGACGTATCGTAAAATTGCTGAGAACACCTGGGATGTACCGGTGACCGTGAAATCTCAACGTTGGAAACAATAA
- a CDS encoding alpha-L-fucosidase has protein sequence MKNISRRNFIQIAGASAATLAVPGVLSGCSPATQKSAIVVPSYLQGYEQDYLQDPRQASLNWFKEAGFGLFLHYGLYSMLGGEYQGRKIVNKNKPDQAIAEWIQWHGKINVSDYAKLKDNFTAARFDADYITDLALAAGMKYINITTRHHDSFCLFESKYTDFHSVNSPARRDLVAELSEQCQKKGLGFFLYYSHGRDWKHPHAPTNNDWGVTARPRYGQKQPEYLAEGEENLAIYAEFMQNQVSELLTNYGPIAGIWLDGEGVPKVFAKKYDKIHGGGGLDKAIELLKVNELYAKIRELQPNTLISYKKGLTGTEDFVAPERKSFGLDSGGKAMEICSTLQAHSWGYNKFTPHRLSAEQVLETYNNAQKHGANLLLNSGPMGDGSIVKEEAETLKQMGNLLRQQRNA, from the coding sequence ATGAAAAATATCTCTCGCCGTAATTTTATCCAGATTGCTGGTGCCAGTGCCGCCACACTTGCGGTACCTGGTGTATTGTCTGGTTGTTCACCGGCCACACAAAAATCAGCAATTGTGGTGCCTAGTTACCTGCAGGGATATGAGCAAGATTACCTACAAGATCCAAGACAAGCGAGTCTGAACTGGTTCAAAGAAGCGGGTTTTGGCTTGTTCTTACATTATGGTTTGTATTCGATGCTGGGTGGTGAATACCAGGGCCGAAAAATTGTGAATAAAAACAAGCCTGATCAGGCGATTGCGGAATGGATCCAGTGGCATGGCAAGATCAATGTCAGTGATTATGCCAAATTAAAAGATAACTTTACCGCTGCTCGCTTTGATGCCGATTATATTACCGATTTGGCCCTGGCTGCCGGAATGAAATACATCAATATTACCACCCGTCATCACGACAGTTTCTGCTTATTTGAAAGTAAATACACAGATTTTCACAGCGTAAATTCGCCGGCTCGTCGCGATTTGGTAGCCGAACTGTCTGAGCAGTGTCAAAAGAAAGGTCTGGGCTTTTTCCTTTATTATTCGCATGGTCGTGACTGGAAACATCCGCATGCGCCAACTAACAACGATTGGGGCGTCACTGCTCGTCCACGTTATGGCCAAAAACAGCCGGAGTATCTGGCTGAAGGTGAGGAAAATCTGGCAATTTATGCCGAGTTTATGCAAAACCAGGTGAGTGAGTTACTCACTAACTATGGTCCGATTGCCGGCATTTGGCTAGACGGTGAAGGCGTACCAAAAGTCTTTGCTAAAAAGTATGACAAAATACACGGTGGCGGCGGTTTGGACAAAGCCATTGAATTATTAAAGGTCAATGAACTCTACGCCAAAATCCGTGAGTTGCAGCCAAACACCTTAATTTCGTACAAAAAAGGGTTAACCGGTACGGAAGATTTTGTCGCGCCGGAGCGCAAAAGTTTCGGCCTGGACAGTGGCGGTAAAGCGATGGAGATATGTTCAACCTTGCAAGCTCACAGTTGGGGCTATAACAAGTTTACCCCGCACCGTTTAAGTGCTGAGCAAGTCCTTGAAACCTATAATAATGCGCAAAAACATGGTGCGAATTTACTGTTAAACAGTGGCCCGATGGGCGATGGCAGCATTGTCAAAGAAGAAGCCGAAACATTAAAACAAATGGGTAACTTACTACGTCAACAACGTAATGCTTAA
- a CDS encoding fumarylacetoacetate hydrolase family protein: protein MKLVRFGAPGQEKPGLIDQDGKLRDLSALISDIDSTLLGGAGLQQLKSLDPASLPVVNGEQRFGKPVATVGKCICVGLNYADHAAESGMEVPSEPVLFAKATSSLQGSTDVVILPPGSEKSDWEVELAVVIGKEAKNVSEADAMDHVAGLSVMNDLSERAYQIEREGQWMKGKGCDTFGPMGPYLVTTDESGDGDNRKIWLEVNGKRMQDGNTNTMVYKVPFLVSYISQFMSLQPGDVISTGTPPGVGLGFNPPIYLKEGDVMRLGIEGLGEQQQVVKL from the coding sequence ATGAAATTAGTAAGATTTGGTGCCCCAGGCCAGGAAAAACCGGGATTAATCGATCAAGACGGCAAGTTACGTGATTTGTCGGCGCTGATCAGTGATATCGACAGCACACTTTTAGGCGGCGCTGGTCTGCAACAATTAAAAAGCCTAGATCCAGCAAGTTTACCGGTAGTTAACGGTGAACAACGTTTTGGTAAGCCGGTTGCCACTGTCGGTAAATGTATTTGTGTCGGTTTAAACTATGCCGATCATGCGGCAGAGTCAGGCATGGAAGTGCCTTCTGAACCGGTATTGTTTGCCAAAGCAACGTCATCATTACAAGGTTCCACCGACGTGGTAATTTTGCCGCCAGGCTCAGAAAAATCAGACTGGGAAGTTGAACTTGCGGTGGTGATTGGTAAAGAAGCTAAAAACGTAAGCGAAGCCGATGCCATGGATCATGTTGCCGGTTTATCTGTGATGAACGATTTATCTGAGCGTGCCTATCAAATCGAAAGAGAAGGTCAGTGGATGAAAGGCAAAGGTTGTGACACCTTCGGTCCTATGGGTCCTTATTTAGTCACAACCGATGAATCTGGTGACGGCGATAACCGTAAAATTTGGTTAGAAGTGAACGGTAAGCGTATGCAAGATGGCAATACCAATACTATGGTTTATAAAGTGCCATTTTTGGTCAGTTACATCAGCCAGTTTATGAGCCTACAACCGGGGGATGTGATCAGTACCGGTACTCCTCCTGGTGTTGGTTTAGGCTTTAATCCGCCAATCTACCTGAAAGAAGGCGATGTAATGCGCTTGGGTATTGAGGGACTGGGTGAGCAGCAACAAGTGGTTAAGTTATAA
- a CDS encoding alpha-L-fucosidase, with amino-acid sequence MKNIIKNTIFSTMIVLVLQSCSSDQNKPRLQQVAFTQPVERDHWIPTDQETEKERNERMAWWREAKFGLFIHWGVYSVPGGEYQGKPASAEWIMLRSQIPVDDYKDYAKDFNPVDYDPEKWVLAAKDAGMKYIVITAKHHDGFALYDSKVTDWDVVDASEYGKDLLRPLAEAARKHGMKLGFYYSQAQDWVHPGGAKHKNVQWDAQQAGSYDQYIEQVAAPQVKEILSEYGDIAILWWDTPVGVRASHVEQFNLGLALQPGIITNNRLGGGALGDTITPEQFIPALGIPGFDWETCMTMNNSWGYRTNDDNWKSAEELIRKLGDIVSKGGNFLLNVGPTPSGEIPATSMQLLSQIGDWMTVNGEAIYATEQSVFSFLDWGRVTQRTLENGNTRLYLHVWHWPENGRLSLPLKNKVVDSFLLAEQKAIATVDNKQTKEFVLPTQAPDDISTIIVVDIEGAPQLSENRFNKAQLDGQFIFDTNRAMLHNHLGSHMVVDETGAEAKIIDWRAKPGRRAEGWIEWEFEVAQAGQYTLSSRISAASKASKSMQAVIEYLGEDSDSLKVVYNKRGKIIKPVGQSLTVIINSDEEQAHSLLLGKLSIGKPGVYRLGLLPLEQQEKTSTSTDGMGLVNDGTGWVGPDVHQVSLTPVPLKNRP; translated from the coding sequence ATGAAAAATATAATAAAAAACACCATATTTTCTACGATGATAGTGCTGGTGCTACAAAGCTGTAGCAGCGACCAAAACAAGCCGCGTTTACAGCAAGTTGCGTTTACGCAACCGGTTGAACGTGACCATTGGATACCTACAGATCAGGAAACCGAAAAGGAGCGCAATGAGCGTATGGCCTGGTGGCGCGAGGCAAAATTCGGCTTGTTTATCCATTGGGGCGTCTATTCGGTACCTGGTGGTGAATATCAGGGCAAACCTGCCTCGGCCGAGTGGATTATGTTGCGCTCGCAAATCCCTGTAGACGATTATAAAGACTATGCAAAAGACTTTAACCCGGTAGATTATGACCCTGAAAAATGGGTGTTGGCGGCGAAAGATGCCGGGATGAAATACATCGTCATTACCGCAAAGCACCATGATGGTTTTGCCTTATATGATTCAAAGGTAACCGATTGGGATGTGGTGGATGCATCAGAGTATGGCAAAGATTTACTCCGGCCATTGGCCGAAGCGGCGCGTAAGCATGGGATGAAGCTCGGTTTTTATTATTCTCAGGCACAAGATTGGGTCCATCCGGGCGGTGCCAAGCATAAGAACGTGCAATGGGATGCACAACAAGCCGGTTCGTATGATCAATATATTGAGCAGGTAGCCGCGCCGCAGGTGAAGGAGATTTTATCAGAGTATGGCGATATCGCCATTTTGTGGTGGGATACTCCGGTTGGCGTCCGGGCATCGCATGTAGAACAATTTAACCTGGGGTTAGCGTTGCAGCCAGGGATTATTACCAACAATCGTCTCGGTGGCGGCGCATTGGGAGATACCATTACCCCCGAGCAATTCATCCCGGCATTGGGTATTCCAGGATTTGACTGGGAAACCTGCATGACGATGAACAATTCCTGGGGCTATCGTACTAACGACGATAACTGGAAATCGGCAGAAGAGCTGATTAGAAAACTTGGCGATATTGTCAGCAAAGGCGGTAACTTTTTACTCAATGTTGGCCCTACTCCAAGTGGTGAAATACCAGCAACATCAATGCAATTACTTAGCCAAATCGGTGACTGGATGACGGTTAATGGCGAAGCGATTTATGCGACAGAGCAAAGCGTGTTCAGTTTCCTTGACTGGGGCCGAGTAACTCAACGTACCCTGGAAAATGGTAATACCCGCTTATATTTGCATGTCTGGCACTGGCCGGAAAACGGTCGGTTATCCTTGCCATTGAAAAATAAGGTAGTAGACAGTTTTTTACTTGCTGAGCAAAAAGCTATTGCGACTGTTGATAACAAGCAAACGAAAGAATTTGTGTTACCAACACAGGCACCTGATGACATCAGTACTATTATTGTTGTCGACATCGAAGGTGCGCCTCAGCTTAGCGAAAACCGCTTTAATAAAGCGCAATTGGATGGCCAATTTATTTTCGATACTAATCGGGCGATGTTACATAATCATTTGGGTAGTCATATGGTGGTTGATGAAACGGGAGCTGAGGCTAAAATTATCGATTGGAGAGCAAAACCAGGACGCAGAGCCGAAGGTTGGATCGAATGGGAGTTTGAAGTAGCGCAAGCCGGACAATATACACTGTCAAGCCGCATCAGCGCTGCCAGTAAAGCCAGCAAATCGATGCAAGCCGTGATTGAGTATCTGGGAGAAGATAGTGATTCGTTAAAAGTGGTTTATAACAAGCGTGGCAAAATTATCAAGCCGGTTGGGCAAAGCTTAACGGTAATTATAAACAGCGACGAAGAACAAGCACATTCGCTATTACTTGGTAAATTATCTATCGGTAAACCCGGTGTCTATCGCCTTGGCCTGTTGCCACTAGAGCAACAAGAAAAGACCTCAACCAGTACTGATGGTATGGGGCTGGTGAATGATGGCACCGGCTGGGTCGGTCCTGATGTGCATCAGGTAAGTCTAACTCCTGTGCCGCTTAAGAACAGACCCTAG